In Gossypium arboreum isolate Shixiya-1 chromosome 5, ASM2569848v2, whole genome shotgun sequence, a single genomic region encodes these proteins:
- the LOC108453255 gene encoding nonsense-mediated mRNA decay factor SMG7-like isoform X3 → MRENYEAIILEDRAFSEQHNIEYALWQLHYKRIEELRAHHSAALASSGSNTSQGVQVPPRPDRLTKIRLQFKTFLSEATGFYHDLILKIRAKYGLPFGYFSDDSESQIIMGKDGKKSADIKKGLVSCHRCLIYLGDLARYKGLYGDGDSKSREYAAASSYYLQAASIWPSSGNPHHQLAILASYSGDELVAIYWYFRSLAVDNPFSTARDNLIVAFEKRLQNRHNYSQLHGDVKTPFKEPAVRLSGKGRGKLEAKLASKDANMEPNPSKEKVSGFRDIFKSFCIRFVRLNGILFTRTSLETFADVLTRVSRDLCELLSSGPEEELNFGTGAAENALLLVRLVAILIFTVHNLKRESEGQTYAEIVQRAALLQNAFAAVFELIGLVVERCSQLRDVSSSYTLPSILVFLEWLACCPDIAAAGSDVDEKQSITRSLFWKHCVSLLNKILSIRPRCMDDDEEEACFFNMSRYEGETENRLALWEDFELRGFLPLAPAHSILDFSRKCSFVSDGNKERKARVKRILAAGKALANVIRVDQKTVCFDSKAKKFLIGVEPFADVTVSAATPVVTNSEVHETPSENITNIGNVQPIPQPRTVGEEDDDDDEVIVFQPAMSEKRTEVMDHNHPPSDILKLDQSSSAGDLKFYGSTMPAPYDSLHQHDTFDASHPLPASVGNFLPQHLQPVQMHGSRWSVEEATSLANSLKSLKILENGHLTKSQMEDNLGFSHPAAHSVAIQQPINVHASGMYCSRTKISETVMPSRINAIVSSEVTGDDLAARTTSSSLVGMQKNPISRPVRHLGPPPGFSPVPLKALNESVSAVELRNPLMDDYSWLDGHQLASSLEGSTRESSLYYVSHADPQHVNNRSNGFTGTVSFPFPGKQAPAVQFHMEKDKGWQDYNTFEHHHEQKLHQQQLVNGNQQFSLLPGQYPGQSAWTGPYFV, encoded by the exons ATGCGTGAGAACTATGAGGCAATAATTCTTGAGGACCGTGCTTTTTCTGAGCAGCACAATATTGAATATGCTTTATGGCAGTTACATTACAAGCGGATTGAGGAATTAAGGGCACATCATAGTGCTGCTTTAGCATCTTCAGGATCGAACACATCTCAGGGTGTGCAAGTTCCTCCTCGACCTGACAGGCTTACAAAAATAAGACTGCAGTTTAAGACTTTCCTTTCGGAAGCAACAGGATTTTACCATGATCTGATTTTGAAAATCAGAGCAAAGTATGGACTCCCATTTGGGTATTTTTCTGATGATTCAGAAAGCCAAATTATTATGGGCAAAGATGGGAAGAAATCTGCCGATATAAAAAAGGGTTTAGTGTCTTGTCACCGTTGTTTGATATACTTGGGAGACTTAGCGCGGTACAAAGGACTATATGGAGATGGAGATTCTAAATCACGTGAGTATGCAGCTGCTTCGAGTTACTACTTGCAAGCTGCATCAATTTGGCCATCAAGTGGGAATCCGCATCATCAG CTTGCTATATTAGCTTCATATTCAGGAGATGAGCTGGTGGCCATTTATTGGTATTTCCGGAGTTTAGCTGTTGATAACCCTTTTTCAACTGCAAGGGATAACTTGATTGTAGCATTTGAGAAG CGTTTGCAGAATCGCCATAATTACTCGCAGCTCCATGGGGATGTTAAGACCCCCTTCAAGGAGCCTGCTGTGCGGCTATCGGGAAAAGGCAGGGGGAAATTGGAAGCGAAGCTTGCATCTAAAGATGCCAACATGGAACCAAACCCTTCTAAGGAGAAAGTATCTGGTTTCCGGGATATTTTTAAGTCCTTTTGCATTCGATTTGTGCGTCTTAATGGCATTCTTTTTACACGCACAAG CCTGGAGACTTTTGCAGATGTTCTTACTCGGGTTAGCCGTGATTTATGTGAACTTCTCTCTTCTGGGCCAGAAGAGGAACTGAATTTTGGCACAGGTGCTGCTGAGAATGCACTTCTCCTTGTTAGGCTGGTTGCCATTCTCATATTTACAGTTCACAATCTGAAGAGGGAGAGTGAAGGTCAAACATATGCTGAAATTGTACAGCGTGCTGCCCTGCTTCAGAATGCATTCGCTGCTGTTTTTGAGTTGATAGGACTTGTAGTAGAGAGATGTTCACAGCTCCGGGATGTTTCTTCAAGCTACACTTTACCttctattttggtttttttagaaTGGCTAGCTTGTTGCCCTGATATTGCAGCTGCTGGTAGTGATGTTGATGAGAAACAGTCAATTACTAGATCTCTTTTCTGGAAACATTGTGTGTCATTGCTGAATAAGATTTTGTCAATTAGGCCAAGGTGCATGGATGATGATGAAGAGGAGGCCTGCTTTTTCAATATGAGTAGGTATGAAGGAGAGACTGAAAACCGTCTTGCATTGTGGGAGGACTTTGAGTTGCGAGGGTTCTTGCCTCTTGCTCCTGCACACTCCATTTTGGACTTCTCAAGGAAATGTTCCTTTGTAAGCGATGGCAATAAGGAAAGGAAAGCCCGTGTCAAGAGAATTTTGGCCGCTGGGAAGGCTCTAGCTAATGTCATAAGGGTTGATCAGAAAACTGTTTGTTTTGATTCAAAAGCTAAGAAATTTCTTATTGGTGTTGAGCCATTTGCAGATGTCACAGTGAGCGCCGCTACCCCTGTGGTAACGAATAGTGAGGTGCATGAAACCCCCTCTGAGAATATAACTAATATTGGAAATGTTCAGCCAATCCCACAACCTAGAACGGttggtgaagaagatgacgatgATGATGAAGTGATTGTTTTCCAGCCGGCTATGAGTGAGAAGAGAACTGAGGTGATGGATCACAATCATCCCCCCTCTGATATTTTGAAGCTTGATCAAAGTAGTTCTGCTGGTGATCTCAAATTTTATGGCAGCACTATGCCTGCTCCTTATGATAGTCTTCACCAGCATGACACATTTGATGCTAGTCATCCACTGCCTGCATCTGTTGGTAATTTTCTCCCTCAGCATCTGCAGCCTGTTCAGATGCATGGATCTAGGTGGTCAGTAGAAGAAGCTACTTCTCTGGCTAATAGCTTAAAAAGTTTGAAAATATTGGAGAATGGGCATTTAACTAAGAGTCAGATGGAAGATAATTTAGGCTTTTCTCATCCTGCTGCTCATTCAGTTGCTATCCAACAGCCCATCAATGTTCATGCTAGTGGTATGTACTGCAGTCGGACAAAAATTTCAGAAACTGTGATGCCATCCAGAATTAATGCTATTGTGTCATCTGAAGTTACTGGTGATGATTTGGCTGCTAGAACTACCTCATCTTCACTAGTTGGAATGCAGAAGAATCCTATTAGCCGCCCGGTCAGGCATCTTGGTCCGCCACCAGGTTTTAGCCCTGTTCCTCTAAAGGCGCTGAATGAATCTGTTTCTGCTGTAGAATTGAGGAACCCTCTGATGGATGATTATAGTTGGTTGGATGGACATCAGTTGGCATCATCATTAGAAGGCTCTACGCGTGAGAGTTCTCTCTATTATGTATCTCATGCTGATCCCCAACATGTAAATAACAGAAGCAATGGCTTCACTGGAACGGTAAGCTTTCCTTTCCCTGGAAAGCAAGCTCCTGCAGTGCAGTTTCATATGGAAAAGGATAAAGGCTGGCAGGACTACAATACTTTTGAGCATCATCATGAACAGAAATTGCATCAACAGCAACTTGTGAATGGGAACCAGCAGTTTAGCTTACTGCCTGGGCAGTATCCAGGACAATCAGCCTGGACAGGTCCTTATTTTGTGTGA